One Mycolicibacterium crocinum DNA window includes the following coding sequences:
- the tsaE gene encoding tRNA (adenosine(37)-N6)-threonylcarbamoyltransferase complex ATPase subunit type 1 TsaE, whose amino-acid sequence MDSTQLQGGTRELPTVEDTIALGEQLGRQLRAGDVVVLSGPLGAGKTAITKGIALGMDVDGPVTSPTFVLARVHRARQPDKPELVHVDVYRLLEHTGADLLAELDSLDLDADLDDAVVVVEWGEGLAERLSENHLDVRLERSADSEVRTAIWQWSHE is encoded by the coding sequence GTGGATAGCACGCAATTGCAGGGCGGCACCCGCGAACTGCCGACGGTCGAGGACACGATCGCGCTGGGCGAGCAGCTCGGCCGGCAACTCCGGGCCGGCGACGTCGTCGTGCTGTCCGGTCCGCTGGGGGCTGGAAAGACCGCTATCACCAAGGGAATCGCGCTCGGCATGGACGTCGACGGCCCGGTGACGTCGCCGACGTTCGTACTGGCCCGCGTGCATCGTGCGCGTCAGCCCGATAAGCCGGAGCTGGTGCACGTCGACGTCTACCGGCTGCTCGAACACACCGGCGCCGACCTGCTGGCCGAATTGGATTCGCTGGATCTCGACGCCGATCTCGACGACGCCGTCGTGGTGGTGGAATGGGGTGAGGGACTGGCCGAGCGACTCTCGGAGAACCACCTCGACGTCCGGCTCGAGCGCAGCGCCGACAGTGAGGTGCGCACTGCGATATGGCAGTGGAGTCACGAATGA
- the tsaB gene encoding tRNA (adenosine(37)-N6)-threonylcarbamoyltransferase complex dimerization subunit type 1 TsaB produces MIRNVLVIDTATPAVTAAVVVRDAGIEVAGERITLDARAHAETLTPNVVAALADAGLAMAGLDAVVVGCGPGPFTGLRVGIATAAAYGHALNLPVHGVCSLDAIGIETTGAVLVVTDARRREVYWAQYRDGVRVEGPDVAAAVDVPIGSAECVAGSPDHAELFGLPVMGPAYPTAAGLVAAVADWDAEPEPLIPLYLRRPDAKTLAERGVTR; encoded by the coding sequence ATGATCCGGAACGTCTTGGTCATCGACACCGCCACGCCCGCGGTCACCGCGGCGGTGGTGGTGCGCGACGCAGGTATCGAGGTGGCAGGGGAGCGGATCACCCTTGACGCGCGCGCCCACGCCGAGACCTTGACGCCCAATGTGGTGGCTGCACTGGCTGATGCCGGTCTGGCCATGGCCGGTCTCGATGCGGTCGTCGTCGGTTGTGGCCCAGGGCCTTTCACCGGCTTGCGAGTCGGGATAGCCACTGCCGCGGCCTACGGGCACGCCTTGAATCTGCCCGTGCACGGCGTCTGCAGCCTTGACGCCATCGGGATTGAGACCACCGGAGCGGTCCTGGTCGTCACCGATGCCCGCCGCCGTGAGGTGTATTGGGCGCAGTATCGCGACGGGGTTCGCGTCGAGGGTCCCGATGTCGCCGCGGCGGTTGATGTGCCGATCGGCAGCGCTGAGTGTGTGGCTGGGTCCCCGGATCACGCCGAGCTCTTCGGGCTGCCCGTGATGGGTCCGGCCTACCCGACGGCGGCGGGTCTGGTTGCTGCCGTTGCGGATTGGGATGCCGAACCCGAGCCGTTGATCCCGCTGTACCTACGCCGCCCCGACGCCAAGACGCTTGCCGAACGCGGGGTTACGCGATGA
- the rimI gene encoding ribosomal protein S18-alanine N-acetyltransferase: MNIQYGPLQKTDAARCAELESMLFDGDDPWPDFAFVRELAAPHNRYVAARVDDKLVGYAGISRLGRIPPFEYEIHTVGVDPAYQGQGIGRQMMVELLSEVGPKSTVFLEVRTDNEPAIGLYTSLGFTKMGVRKRYYQASGADAYTMRRDPQ, from the coding sequence ATGAACATCCAGTACGGCCCGCTGCAGAAGACCGACGCTGCCCGCTGCGCCGAGCTGGAAAGCATGCTGTTCGACGGCGACGACCCTTGGCCGGACTTCGCATTCGTACGTGAGTTGGCCGCCCCACACAATCGGTATGTCGCGGCTCGCGTGGACGACAAGCTGGTCGGTTACGCCGGCATCTCGCGGCTGGGGCGGATTCCGCCGTTCGAATACGAAATCCACACCGTCGGCGTCGATCCCGCCTATCAGGGCCAGGGGATCGGGCGGCAGATGATGGTGGAGCTGCTCAGCGAGGTCGGCCCGAAGTCGACGGTGTTCCTGGAGGTCCGCACCGACAACGAGCCGGCGATCGGGCTGTACACCAGCCTCGGCTTCACGAAGATGGGTGTGCGCAAGCGCTATTACCAGGCCAGCGGCGCCGATGCCTACACGATGCGACGGGATCCGCAATGA
- the tsaD gene encoding tRNA (adenosine(37)-N6)-threonylcarbamoyltransferase complex transferase subunit TsaD gives MIILAIESSCDETGVGIARLDDDGTVTLLADEVASSVDEHTRYGGVVPEIASRAHLEALGPTMRRAMAVAGIDKPDAVAATIGPGLAGALLVGVAAAKAYAAAWGVPFYAVNHLGGHLAADVYDHGPLPECVGLLVSGGHTHLLHVRSLGEPIIELGTTVDDAAGEAYDKVARLLGLGYPGGRPLDELARAGDPNAIVFPRGMTGPRDEPFAFSFSGLKTAVARYVESHPDAPTADVAAGFQEAVADVLTAKAVRAATELGVSTLLIAGGVAANSRLRELAEERCAAAGLTLRIPRPRLCTDNGAMIASFAAHLIAAGAAPSPLDVPSDPGLPVVAGQVATSRAGR, from the coding sequence ATGATCATTCTGGCCATCGAAAGCTCGTGTGATGAAACAGGAGTCGGTATCGCTCGACTCGACGACGACGGCACCGTCACACTGCTGGCCGACGAGGTGGCCTCCAGCGTCGATGAGCACACCCGGTACGGCGGGGTCGTTCCCGAGATCGCGTCCCGCGCTCACCTCGAGGCGCTCGGGCCGACGATGCGCCGGGCCATGGCGGTCGCCGGTATCGACAAGCCCGACGCCGTCGCGGCCACGATCGGGCCGGGGCTGGCCGGAGCGCTCCTGGTCGGGGTGGCCGCCGCCAAGGCGTATGCCGCGGCATGGGGTGTTCCGTTCTATGCGGTCAACCACCTCGGCGGGCATCTGGCGGCCGACGTCTACGACCACGGCCCGCTGCCGGAATGCGTTGGGCTGCTGGTCTCCGGCGGGCACACCCATCTGCTGCACGTGCGCTCACTGGGCGAACCGATCATCGAACTCGGCACCACCGTCGACGACGCGGCGGGGGAGGCCTACGACAAGGTGGCCCGCCTGCTGGGTCTCGGTTATCCCGGTGGGCGGCCGCTCGATGAACTTGCCCGCGCCGGCGACCCCAACGCCATCGTCTTCCCGCGCGGTATGACCGGCCCGCGCGACGAACCGTTCGCGTTCTCGTTCTCCGGGCTCAAGACCGCCGTTGCCCGCTACGTCGAAAGCCATCCCGACGCGCCCACCGCCGATGTGGCCGCCGGTTTTCAGGAGGCCGTCGCCGACGTGCTGACCGCAAAGGCGGTGCGGGCCGCCACCGAACTCGGGGTGTCAACCTTGCTGATCGCCGGTGGGGTGGCGGCCAATTCGCGGCTGCGTGAGCTGGCCGAAGAGCGTTGCGCGGCTGCGGGTTTGACGCTAAGGATTCCGCGACCGCGGTTGTGCACCGACAATGGAGCGATGATCGCCTCCTTCGCCGCGCACCTCATCGCCGCCGGCGCGGCGCCGTCGCCGCTGGACGTGCCCAGCGACCCGGGCCTGCCGGTCGTCGCGGGCCAGGTCGCCACCAGCCGAGCCGGTCGTTGA
- a CDS encoding alpha/beta fold hydrolase, whose translation MHYDIRLRPAQPATPAPDAFTIHRAEVPPSPGRDGLTLAVVHEGPKNGSGYPLLLLHGYPETKRIWWRNIAALVEAGYEVIAPDLRGHGDSDMSADDVYDIAAYSRDVYLLVRSLGHERCGVVGGDVGGVVAVDLLHRYPGFVEKLVFFDTVPPLVFDDYVAAGLDPMGILSDGPTGDYRQRQGAAPDELAAELDTEDKRRRYIGEMYGHRLWASPGTFSAEDVDFMTEPFGSEERLRAGWAVYQLAHGRPVSEPPIMDRTVDVPTLILYGMDDHVVGPEFIHFCEVAFTNRTGPVVLPGAGHFLQWERADVFNALVVAFFGDLRVRHELVGRPAASALGE comes from the coding sequence ATGCACTACGACATTCGGCTGCGTCCCGCGCAGCCGGCCACCCCGGCACCCGACGCGTTCACGATCCATCGGGCCGAGGTGCCGCCCAGCCCCGGGCGCGACGGGCTGACGTTGGCCGTTGTCCATGAGGGGCCGAAAAATGGGAGTGGGTATCCCTTACTTCTCCTCCACGGTTATCCCGAAACCAAGCGCATCTGGTGGCGCAACATCGCCGCCCTGGTCGAGGCCGGCTACGAGGTGATCGCGCCCGACCTGCGTGGGCATGGTGACTCCGACATGTCGGCCGACGACGTGTACGACATCGCGGCCTACAGCCGGGACGTCTATCTGTTGGTCCGTTCCCTGGGACACGAGCGGTGCGGGGTCGTCGGCGGTGACGTCGGTGGAGTCGTCGCGGTGGATCTGCTGCACCGCTATCCCGGTTTCGTCGAGAAGCTCGTCTTCTTCGACACCGTTCCGCCGCTGGTCTTCGACGACTACGTCGCCGCCGGGCTCGACCCGATGGGCATCCTGAGTGACGGACCGACCGGCGACTACCGCCAGCGCCAAGGTGCCGCCCCGGACGAACTGGCCGCCGAGCTCGACACCGAGGACAAGCGGCGGCGCTACATCGGCGAGATGTACGGTCACCGGCTGTGGGCGTCGCCGGGCACCTTCAGTGCCGAGGACGTCGACTTCATGACCGAACCGTTCGGCAGTGAGGAGCGACTGCGGGCGGGGTGGGCCGTTTACCAGTTGGCGCATGGCCGACCGGTCAGCGAGCCGCCGATCATGGACCGCACGGTCGACGTTCCGACCCTGATCCTCTACGGCATGGACGACCACGTCGTCGGTCCGGAGTTCATTCACTTCTGCGAGGTGGCGTTCACGAACCGGACCGGACCGGTCGTGCTGCCCGGCGCCGGGCACTTCCTGCAATGGGAGCGTGCCGACGTGTTCAATGCCCTGGTAGTGGCGTTTTTCGGGGACTTACGCGTGCGTCACGAGCTGGTCGGCCGACCGGCAGCTTCCGCTCTGGGCGAATAG
- the groES gene encoding co-chaperone GroES, translating into MVAVNIKPLEDKILVQANEAETTTASGLVIPDTAKEKPQEGTVVAVGPGRWDEDGEKRIPLDVAEGDTVIYSKYGGTEIKYNGEEYLILSARDVLAVVNK; encoded by the coding sequence ATCGTGGCCGTGAACATCAAGCCACTCGAGGACAAGATCCTCGTACAGGCCAATGAGGCCGAGACGACCACCGCGTCGGGTCTGGTCATCCCGGACACCGCCAAGGAGAAGCCGCAGGAAGGCACCGTCGTTGCCGTCGGCCCCGGCCGCTGGGACGAGGACGGCGAGAAGCGGATCCCGCTGGACGTCGCCGAGGGCGACACCGTCATCTACAGCAAGTACGGCGGCACCGAGATCAAGTACAACGGCGAGGAGTACCTGATCCTCTCGGCCCGCGACGTGCTGGCGGTCGTCAACAAGTAG
- the groL gene encoding chaperonin GroEL (60 kDa chaperone family; promotes refolding of misfolded polypeptides especially under stressful conditions; forms two stacked rings of heptamers to form a barrel-shaped 14mer; ends can be capped by GroES; misfolded proteins enter the barrel where they are refolded when GroES binds) has protein sequence MSKQIEFNETARRAMEVGVDKLADAVKVTLGPRGRHVVLAKSFGGPTVTNDGVTIAREIELEDPFENLGAQLVKSVATKTNDVAGDGTTTATVLAQAIIKNGLRNVAAGANPIALGAGIGRAADAVSEALLASAKAVSDKVAIGQVATVSSRDEEVGEMVGEAMTKVGADGVVSVEESSTLNTELEITDGVGFDKGFISAYFVTDFDSQEAVLEDALVLLHRDKISSLPDLLPLLEKVAQAGKPLLIVAEDVEGEALSTLVVNAIRKTLKAVAVKAPFFGDRRKAFLDDLAVVTGGQVVNPDVGLLLREVGLEVLGTARRVLVSKDDTVIVDGGGTADAIAGRVKQLKSEIEASDSDWDREKLQERLAKLAGGVAVIKVGAATETALKERKHRVEDAVSAAKAAVEEGIVAGGGSALVQANKALDSLRASVSGDEALGVEVFASSLSAPLFWIATNAGLDGAVVVNKVGELPVGHGFNAATLTYGDLIADGVIDPVKVTRSAVLNAASVARMVLTTETAVVEAVSHDEDAHAGHHHGHAH, from the coding sequence ATGAGCAAGCAGATTGAGTTCAACGAGACTGCGCGCCGGGCCATGGAGGTCGGCGTCGACAAGCTCGCCGACGCCGTGAAGGTGACGCTGGGTCCGCGCGGCCGGCACGTCGTGCTCGCCAAGTCGTTCGGCGGCCCGACGGTCACCAACGACGGCGTGACAATCGCGCGTGAAATCGAGCTCGAGGATCCGTTCGAGAACCTCGGCGCGCAGCTGGTGAAGTCGGTGGCCACCAAGACCAACGATGTCGCCGGCGACGGCACCACCACGGCCACCGTGCTGGCCCAGGCCATCATCAAGAACGGCCTGCGCAACGTGGCCGCGGGTGCCAACCCGATCGCGCTGGGTGCCGGCATCGGCCGGGCGGCCGACGCGGTGTCCGAGGCGCTGCTGGCCTCGGCCAAGGCGGTGTCGGACAAGGTCGCCATCGGCCAGGTCGCCACGGTCTCCTCGCGTGACGAGGAAGTCGGCGAGATGGTGGGCGAGGCGATGACCAAGGTCGGCGCCGATGGTGTGGTCAGCGTCGAGGAGTCCTCGACCCTGAACACCGAGCTGGAGATCACCGACGGTGTCGGTTTCGACAAGGGCTTCATCTCGGCCTACTTCGTCACCGACTTCGATTCGCAGGAAGCCGTGCTCGAGGACGCGCTGGTGCTGCTGCACCGCGACAAGATCTCCTCGCTGCCCGACCTGCTGCCGTTGCTGGAGAAGGTCGCGCAGGCCGGTAAGCCGTTGCTGATCGTCGCCGAGGACGTCGAGGGTGAGGCGCTGTCGACGTTGGTCGTCAACGCAATTCGCAAGACCCTCAAGGCCGTTGCGGTCAAGGCGCCGTTCTTCGGTGATCGTCGCAAGGCGTTCCTCGACGACCTGGCGGTCGTCACCGGTGGCCAGGTCGTCAACCCCGACGTCGGCCTGCTGCTGCGTGAGGTCGGCCTCGAGGTGCTCGGCACCGCGCGCCGCGTGTTGGTCAGCAAGGACGACACCGTGATCGTCGACGGTGGCGGTACCGCTGACGCGATCGCCGGTCGGGTCAAGCAGCTCAAGAGCGAGATCGAGGCGAGCGACTCCGACTGGGACCGCGAGAAGCTGCAGGAGCGGCTGGCCAAGCTGGCCGGCGGCGTCGCGGTGATCAAGGTCGGTGCGGCCACCGAGACCGCGCTCAAGGAGCGCAAGCACCGGGTCGAGGACGCCGTGTCGGCGGCCAAGGCCGCGGTCGAGGAAGGCATCGTCGCCGGCGGTGGCAGTGCGCTGGTGCAGGCGAACAAGGCGCTGGATTCGCTGCGGGCATCGGTGTCCGGCGACGAGGCGCTCGGCGTCGAGGTGTTCGCCTCGTCGCTGTCGGCTCCGCTGTTCTGGATCGCCACCAACGCCGGTCTCGACGGGGCCGTCGTGGTCAACAAGGTCGGTGAGCTGCCGGTCGGGCACGGCTTCAATGCCGCGACGCTGACCTACGGCGATCTGATCGCCGACGGCGTGATCGATCCGGTGAAGGTGACCCGCTCAGCGGTGCTCAACGCCGCGTCGGTGGCACGCATGGTGCTCACCACCGAGACCGCTGTCGTTGAGGCGGTAAGCCACGATGAGGATGCTCACGCAGGGCATCACCACGGGCACGCGCACTAG
- a CDS encoding toll/interleukin-1 receptor domain-containing protein yields the protein MALAPGKSKVFISWSGNRSKQVAIVWRDLLSHLFDAVVPFMSEADIGAGERGLARIETELDDTHFGIIVVTQENQTSQWLNFETGALSKNLPDAVNRVAPSLVDFSRKSDATGPLTQFQANLLDREGVERILVAIADVVQVNADSIRKRFDLAWSAEFEDRFAKACETPAGTSDPRSDREVLDEILTITRDLPRNSGNSFNDERRLSLPLDIPLEGIRDILRSFPRIAELPCRLAASDEGAPLLVIDIDDARDVMVSEGVPLANALITIGVGTAFRAGYLKRD from the coding sequence GTGGCACTGGCACCCGGCAAATCCAAAGTGTTCATCAGTTGGTCTGGAAATCGGTCGAAGCAGGTCGCGATAGTTTGGCGCGATCTCCTAAGCCATCTGTTCGACGCAGTAGTCCCCTTTATGTCGGAAGCGGACATCGGCGCTGGAGAGCGCGGATTGGCCAGGATCGAAACGGAACTGGACGACACTCACTTCGGCATCATCGTTGTGACACAAGAGAACCAAACATCGCAGTGGTTGAATTTCGAAACGGGTGCGCTGTCGAAGAATTTGCCCGATGCTGTGAACCGCGTCGCGCCATCCTTGGTGGACTTTTCGCGCAAGAGCGACGCGACAGGACCTCTGACCCAATTTCAAGCCAACTTGTTAGATCGTGAAGGCGTCGAACGCATACTTGTCGCAATTGCGGATGTAGTGCAGGTAAACGCCGACTCAATTCGGAAGCGATTCGATCTTGCTTGGAGCGCCGAATTTGAAGACAGGTTCGCGAAGGCATGCGAAACACCCGCAGGCACGTCAGACCCCCGGTCGGACCGAGAGGTACTTGACGAAATCCTGACGATCACTAGAGACCTCCCGCGCAACAGCGGAAACTCGTTTAACGACGAGCGCCGACTGTCGCTGCCGCTCGATATTCCCCTAGAAGGAATTCGCGACATCCTGAGATCGTTCCCCAGGATTGCCGAACTCCCGTGCCGCCTCGCTGCGAGCGACGAGGGAGCCCCCCTCCTGGTGATCGATATTGACGACGCACGAGACGTGATGGTCAGCGAAGGTGTACCTCTGGCGAATGCGCTGATTACGATCGGCGTCGGTACTGCTTTTCGGGCCGGTTATTTGAAGCGCGATTGA
- a CDS encoding Gp19/Gp15/Gp42 family protein, with product MTYATAADVAALLARELDAAETALAERRLAQVERMIERRIPDIAGRIAAGDIAQADVIDIEAEAVYRVLRNPEGLYSEQDGQYGYQLSREAADNSLRVTNEEWSVLGVRVGKMFQITPRIGGSA from the coding sequence ATGACCTACGCAACTGCGGCTGACGTGGCCGCGCTCCTGGCGCGGGAGCTGGACGCCGCAGAGACGGCGCTGGCCGAGCGCCGACTGGCTCAGGTGGAGCGAATGATTGAGCGACGTATCCCCGACATCGCCGGCCGAATTGCGGCAGGCGACATCGCCCAGGCCGACGTGATCGACATCGAGGCAGAGGCCGTCTACCGCGTACTGCGAAACCCCGAGGGTCTCTACAGCGAGCAGGACGGCCAGTACGGCTACCAGCTTTCGCGAGAGGCTGCCGACAACAGCCTCCGCGTCACCAACGAGGAGTGGTCCGTGCTCGGCGTCCGCGTTGGGAAGATGTTCCAGATCACCCCGAGGATCGGAGGCTCCGCATGA